The sequence GGACGAGCGCGGGTAGATCGGCGTGTGCACCTCACCGACCGCGACGGCAGTGTCGCCGTCCGGACCCAGGATCACCGCGGATCCTCGATGAACGCACTCGCGGAAACCCGATCGAACCACCTCGACGAGTTCGATGCTCACGTCGTCACCCTGTCCTCCGGCTCGGCGATGCCCGCTCGCTCGACGATGCGCCGGGCCATCTGGGCGGCGGCCGGCGAGAGATCCTCCTGCTGCGCGAGGAGAGCGGCGCAGCGCTCGGCGTCGCGGCCGGTGAAGAGATCACGCACGGTGACACCGTGCGCGGGTACATGGTGGCGGTGCACGGTGTCACCGGCACTGATCGACCCTTCCGTCACCACCCGCAGGTAGGCCCCCGTGTCCCCGCGCTGAGTGAAGCGCTTGACCCAGTGCTCCTCGCCTGCCCACACCGCAAAGGTGCGGCAGGGCGTCCGGGGGCTGTCGACTTCCAGCTCGGTGGTGCCGATCCGCAAACGCTCCCCGATCACCGCGTCGCTCGTCGGGACGCCGCGTACCCGCAGATTTTCGCCGAACCAGCCCGGTGGTAACTCGCGGCCGAGGTCCGCCTCCCACCGCCGCGCCTCGTCTTCCTGATACGCGTACACGGCTTTGAACGGGCCGCCGTGGTACTTGGTGTCGCAGACGTAGTCGCCTGCCAGCCCGGTTGCCGTCACCCGTATCGGACCGTCCACGGGACGCTTGTCGATAGCCGTGCGTTCCACGCGTCGGATACCACTGTCCCGCTCGGTGTGCAGGACACAGATGGCCAGCACCT comes from Rhodococcus oxybenzonivorans and encodes:
- a CDS encoding MOSC domain-containing protein, which translates into the protein MSAGAGAAGEVLAICVLHTERDSGIRRVERTAIDKRPVDGPIRVTATGLAGDYVCDTKYHGGPFKAVYAYQEDEARRWEADLGRELPPGWFGENLRVRGVPTSDAVIGERLRIGTTELEVDSPRTPCRTFAVWAGEEHWVKRFTQRGDTGAYLRVVTEGSISAGDTVHRHHVPAHGVTVRDLFTGRDAERCAALLAQQEDLSPAAAQMARRIVERAGIAEPEDRVTT